The nucleotide window CACAAAAGATTCCCCTCTGCTCCGAGTCTCCCTAGACCCTCTCAACACGTGTGGAGCAACCACCCCCCTGCACAATGGCCTGCCGGTCGGTGAACGCCACGGAGCGTAGCGTGCCGCAGTCTCGGAACGTTAATGATCGACCACGTCCACTTCCTCAGAGTCCCGCCGTCATCTGCCGCACGCGGCGCGCGCGCGTTCAAGCTCTGCGGCTCCGATGGGTAGGATGGCCCAGCTTGGCCCCCCTCTGCGCGATCAGCACACTCGACGCGAACTCGCGAGAAGAGCTCCTCGGAGATTACCCTCCAGACGTCCGAGTCTCCTTCGGGGGCTTCTCACCTTCGAACCCGAGACGCACATCGCCGATGCGGTCTACGCTCCCAAGACTTACCCTTACCCACCTGCGAAAACACTGCTCCAAAATAGCACGTGCCAAAAGGTTGGGGAAAAACAGCGTATCGGACTTGGAAACTCGCGAGTGGGAGAATACTGTCATTATTGAGAACGTCCGAATAGGAAAAGCTTCATCATCTCACGTCCTGCCAAGTGACAAACTCGCGCCTGAAATGAATATTTCAGAACACTTCTGGGTCGTGGGTGCTACCACACTGTTCGAACCTTTCTAGGGGAGGAAAGAAGTGAAGGATGGTAAAAACATAGCGACAGTAAAATGACGGAGGTCCGCCATGTCAAGGTCCGGCCAGCCCAGCTTCGCGACTGTGTGTTCTTCGTCATGCTCGGCGGGAAGGGTTTCCCCGACTGACAAAACGGAGAAATGTCTTTCCTGAGGCCGTAGGTATGACGGGGGTCTGGTGGCATGTTATAGTTCAAAACCCATGCCACGGAAAGTCGCCGCCGGGACACATGAGACAAACAGGACGAAGACAGAGCGATTAATCGCAACCTCTTGGTCAAGTTTACTTTCGCCGACTTCAGTTTACCTTTGTCGACTTTAGCTTACCTTTGTCGCCATCGTATCAAGTGATGCTGTCAGCATGCAGGTGGGAAACCAACTCTATCTCTGTTCTTATGTTTCGACGGCGACAGGTGTGTCCGAGGCTGATCGACGGGCCGTGGGCTGGAAACGAAACTGGCAATCACTCGGCGCCTCAGCAACTCAGCGGCACGGGCGGCTGACTCGGATGATTCGCGCCGGAGATGTGCTGCAGATCTTTATAGGGAATGGGGTTCGGTGCCGGGCCCGGGCGTCATCGAGACGAGAGTCTTTGGGCCTTCCAGCCGTAGCCGGGTCCCCCCCGTCTGCTGTCGAAACGGTCGAGACGTCAACCAGGACCCAGAGACGCCGAGCCATGCCCGACCGAAGACCGAACTGGTCAAAGGCACATGAGCGTCGATAACGATGAGTATATAGACACTAAGACGGGTTGCGCGTTGCAACAAAAGGATTCGGGCTTGGTTTGATCGTCTTCAGGGCCTTTTGAAAAGGGGCCGAATCTCGACGTCGGGTTGGCTGTGTGTTGCTGTTGATGAAGGGTTGTCTGCATGTGACAGGATATGCGTGTGGAAAGGTTGCTTTCTTTTTTGACTTTCAACCATCTGCAGGTACAGCCGAATCTTAAACCCGCTGCATGTGTCGTGGCCCGTCCGTTGTTTTTAGAGTTGATTTAGGGGGGAAATAAGGACTCGGAGTGAAGGACGGGTAGTTTGGCCGAGTCCAAACTGGGGAGGCTGTGACAACTTAAACTTGCTTGGACTCTGCCGGCCACCCGGTGTGCCGGCCCCCCTATCAAGAGGTTCCCAGATGCTCCGGTCCTCCATCGACGAGCTGAGACCGAGTAGAGAAAGCGGGTGGTGTTTCCAGACTCCGCCATCGAAGCCAAGAAGGATATCCGGCAGAGCTTGGCGCCCCTCCTCACAAAGGCTTGTGGCCATTGCTTCTTCCCGCATGTAAAACCGTCGAGACACGTCGCAGGAATTGTGGTGGCCCTCGCGATCCCAAAAGTCACCAGAGGGGGATAACTTGTAAGCGAAGGGGTGGGGATGAGCGGCGCACAGAGACCCGTTTCTCCGTCTGGGACGGACTGAAGCTATCGCCAACCCGCAACCTCCATGTTTGGGTTGGCGTCAGGCCCTAGATGCTCACTTGCTTGGTAAGATACGCTCACATAGCTTAAGCTTTCCCCTAGACCCTCTTATCGTGTGTGGTAGTGTTAGCCTCACAGGCTGGTGATTACCAATCGTCTCGGTGGTGGCTGTCAGATCTTTATGCGTCGCCAAGAACGTCATCACGACCCCTCTTCTGATGTGAAGGAGGGACTAAACACATGCTTGATATGGATACGTGCGTTTGGGGGGTGAATCGCTGCAGCCTTTGTCTGCTGCGGTTGAGAAGTGGCGTCACGAAGCGCACCGCTCTTACACCCATCCCTTAGATAATCACTTCGTTTCTGTTGCTTTGGGAAAGGAGCGGACGGGGCTTGATGCTCTCTTCTCTGGCACTTATGGTCCAGCGTCCACATGGACTTTGGGTGCTCGCTATACAGCATCAACCTTTCTCCTTTCCCGGGTGTGTTTAATGACACATGCTGCGACATgtgccccccctctccccctcaCGCCCTGCATTTCTGTCTATCCATAGAATACGTGCGTTTCAGCACGGGTGAGCCTTTTCAGCTGCAgacggaggggaggggagacaACAGGCTCTGGGAATAGGACGAAAAGTCAAAGACCCCACCGCCGGGTTTCAGGAACCGTGAAAGTCTCTTTTTGGGATGGACAGTCTAGGAACGGAACACGGCAGTAGTCGCAGAGCATGTTTGTCAGCCAAGAAGCCCGTctgggacgaggaggaacaCGAGACTTGGGCGTCCATATTCACGACTGCTCGACATCAACTCACGATATTTTCTTCCTTGGGGAAAAATCTAACAAGATCTCCCAGTCTCACTGCCAAACCCCTGTCTGTTTGTTCTTGTTCACATCTCATTGGGGTTCCCCCAGGCTATGCCGTAAACGTTTTGGGTCGAATCATTGCTAACAGGGTTagtttttcttttcctttttttttgaaTTTTTTTCATGTTAAGATAAGTTTACACACGATAAAAGTATAAACAAAATGTATTTTGGGTGGGGGGTTTGATGTAAGAAAAGAAACGACAAAACGAGGAAATAGAATAGCACACTTCGCATCCGcttccctcccccgcccATTTACTTTCTCGGCTCTTCTCCCCAGAACTTTGAGTTTCGCCTTTTGTGCGTGTCTCTGTGCGCTCAACAAAACAAGAAGGGGTGTGTGTatcgtgtgtgtgtgtgtgttttgaGATCTGTTTCCATCAAGAGAGACCACTGATtagaggaagagagagagagagagagagagagaaaggtcGCGAAAAGAGGTTTGAATTTGGTCAAGAGCGAACAACGATGAAGCCGAAACTTCTCAACGTCTGTAATAACGATGGGGATATATGCCATTTACGGGGCGACCTCGGGCTGGAACTCGGCGCCGGGTACGACGTAACGCCTGGCCCATCGGAGCGCCTGGCCGGCCTCCCCGCGCTTCTGGTTGTTGTTGCCTCCGCGGTTGCGGCTGTTGCCCCTGTTACCAGAATTTCCGCGGCCGCGTCCGTTGCCCGTGTTATCGTTGCCGTTCTCAGCGTCAaccttgttgttgttggtgttcCCAGCCTCAGCGGCAGGGGCACCTCCGGCGGCAcctccggcggcagcgccagcATCGGCGCTCccgttggcggcgttggggctggcgttggtgttggcGCTGGGGCCCGTGTTCGTGACGGGGGACTCCTTGATGACGACGTCCGGGGTGCCGAGCAGCTtgctggcggcctcggcggcggccctctGCTGCTCGGTGCCGTCGATCTGGTTGGCTctgacggcggccgggaggtcggcgacgttgccctgctgctgcgcgAGGACCAGGTCCAGGGTCTTGAGCGACTGGATGTTCTGGGGCGTGTTCACTGTGGGCGTCACGTCGGTCTGCTCGATGGGGAAGCAGCCGCCAAAggggccggcgacggcgttgtTGCGGCAGCGGACGGTGCAGATGTTTCCGGTGGACGCTGTGATGCTGTCAGTTTCTGTCTGTCCTTTTTGGTTCCCCTCCTCTTTTAGAAGAgcgggtgggggggggggggggggggagagagggtgAAAGTGAAAGATGGAGAGGAAGGGTGAAAtatggagagagaggggtTGGCTCTACGAACCTCCAGTGCACTTCATGTCGGCGGGCAGCTTAACGGTGACGTTGAACTGCTGGGCCTTGACCTGAGAGAAGCCGTTGGCGCCAGGCACATTATTGGTGACCTCGAGAGGGACctggccgctgccgccgagggcgttgCTCGTCTGGTCGAGGTCGCAGGCGAaggggccggcgccgtcggcgttgaCCTGGTGGATGGTGACCGTCAGCTGGCCGCCTGCCTTGACCTTTGTGACCTGGCCGGCCGCTAGCGCGTTCTCCGTGTTCTCGCCAATGTCGATGTTGCCCGAGATCTCGGTGCGCCCGCACTCGTTGACGATGTTGGCGTTGatctcggcgtcgcggaTTAGAGTGGCGTCCTGCTGGCAGGGGTTGATGGCCGTGCAGTTGCGGGCAATGTTGGGGTCGACTGGGTTTTGCGTTAGTTGTTTGAATTCCTTGAGAATTGTGCGAGAGACTCTGGGTTCATGGGATATCTCATGAGAGAGGTCCCACAGTCTCGTGAGATATCCCACAATCTCATGagagctctctctctctctctctcatcctGCACCTCCTTCTCAACGTACCCTTGAAACCAATACTGGCAGGCGAGCCCGCCTCT belongs to Colletotrichum higginsianum IMI 349063 chromosome 5, whole genome shotgun sequence and includes:
- a CDS encoding Gas1-like protein, encoding MLSFKDIIIASAVLAVARGHAVILNAQGEAGSPASIGFKVDPNIARNCTAINPCQQDATLIRDAEINANIVNECGRTEISGNIDIGENTENALAAGQVTKVKAGGQLTVTIHQVNADGAGPFACDLDQTSNALGGSGQVPLEVTNNVPGANGFSQVKAQQFNVTVKLPADMKCTGASTGNICTVRCRNNAVAGPFGGCFPIEQTDVTPTVNTPQNIQSLKTLDLVLAQQQGNVADLPAAVRANQIDGTEQQRAAAEAASKLLGTPDVVIKESPVTNTGPSANTNASPNAANGSADAGAAAGGAAGGAPAAEAGNTNNNKVDAENGNDNTGNGRGRGNSGNRGNSRNRGGNNNQKRGEAGQALRWARRYVVPGAEFQPEVAP